Proteins found in one Vicia villosa cultivar HV-30 ecotype Madison, WI unplaced genomic scaffold, Vvil1.0 ctg.000182F_1_1, whole genome shotgun sequence genomic segment:
- the LOC131625080 gene encoding uncharacterized protein LOC131625080 has product MAGVVPTEMSANSPRRTAQFARNAQGGGNTKMKTGILQLFYANPFIGIDHEDPFAHLTKFYEIVGATGVDAANEEALFKRLFPHSLIGKAKEWYLDQLPRVMTDWNLLEEKFLERYFPQSRFMEAKTAIAIFTQGSNESLNEAWERFKSMLRKCKGHNFEELTQIHLFRNGLQPVHKTLLDATAGGSLMSKSAEEAITIIDRMALNDRQSQHDRSPSQRKPGQMREIQGSQTRHHVAACELCNGDHPTGFCPPPEGEEVNYVNNPNQGYQRTPPLHNNNYQRYNQEYQPSRFNNYNYPQQSPYQSPNPQHQQSQGRSSKLEDTLTQFMQASMANQKSNEPAIKNLEIKWGNLQINCPNNNQDLLFPPTLKQIQRSIVKPL; this is encoded by the exons ATGGCGGGTGTTGTTCCAACCGAGATGTCCGCTAATAGTCCAAGGCGCACCGCTCAATTTGCACGTAATGCCCAAGGTGGAGGAAACACGAAGATGAAAACCGGAATCCTTCAACTTTTTTATGCAAATCCATTCATCGGAATTGATCATGAAGACCCTTTTGCACATCTCACTAAGTTTTATGAGATTGTGGGAGCTACGGGAGTAGATGCGGCGAATGAAGAAGCTCTATTCAAGAGATTATTTCCACATTCATTAATCGGAAAAGCTAAAGAGTGGTACCTTGATCAACTACCTAGAGTGATGACGGATTGGAatctattggaagaaaaatttttaGAAAGATATTTTCCTCAATCCCGATTCATGGAAGCCAAAACGGCAATTGCAATATTCACTCAAGGAAGCAACGAATCTCTTAATGAAGCGTGGGAAAGATTCAAGTCCATGTTAAGAAAATGCAAAGGCCACAATTTTGAAGAACTTACTCAAATTCACTTGTTCCGAAATGGTCTTCAACCGGTGCATAAAACACTtttggatgctaccgcgggtggttctcTTATGTCCAAAAGTGCGGAGGAAGCAATCACTATCATCGATCGAATGGCACTCAACGATCGACAAAGTCAACATGATCGAAGTCCTTCACAAAGGAAaccagga CAAATGAGAGAGATTCAAGGATCTCAAACTAGGCACCATGTGGCAGCATGTGAACTTTGTAATGGAGATCATccaactggtttttgtcctccccCCGAAggtgaagaagtgaattatgtGAATAATCCAAACCAAGGCTATCAAAGGACACCTCCACttcacaacaacaattatcaaagATACAATCAAGAGTAtcaaccatcaagattcaacaattACAATTACCCTCAACAAAGTCCTTATCAAAGTCCAAATCCACAACATCAACAATCTCAAGGTAGAAGCTCAAAGTTGGAAGACACTCTCACACAATTTATGCAAGCATCCATGGCTAATCAAAAAAGCAACGAACCTGCCATCAAGAATTTGGAGATCAAGTGGGGCAACTTGCAAATTAATTGTCCGAACAACAACCAGGATCTTCTTTTTCCGCCAACACTCAAACAAATCCAAAGGAGCATTGTAAAGCCATTGTGA
- the LOC131625081 gene encoding uncharacterized protein LOC131625081 yields MDIFKQLHINIPFSETLEQIPKYAKLMKKMLTKKKKYTDEETIVFDAHCRAIIQKTPPRKEADPGRVILPITIGGNYISNGLVDLGCSINLIPLSVVKRLGNIEMKHTRITLQLADKSIISPYGVVQDMLVKVDKFLFPVDFVVVDMEEDCDVSLILGRPFMKTTRMMIDIDDGIMKVRVQDKEVIFTLFESTKPPKDEHDNFQIDDEKG; encoded by the coding sequence ATGGATATATTTaaacaacttcacataaatattccattttccgAAACATTGGAGCAAATTCCCAAGTATGCaaaattgatgaagaaaatgctcacaaagaaaaagaagtacaCAGATGAAGAGACAATTGTGTTTGATGCTCATTGTAgggcaattattcaaaaaactCCCCCAAGAAAGGAAGCTGATCCGGGACGAGTCATTTTACCCATCACCATTGGAGGTAACTACATTAGTAATGGTTTGGTTGATTTGGGGTGTAGCATCAATTTAATACCTTTATCCGTTGTCAAGAGATTGGGGAACATTGAGATGAAACACACTAGGATAACTTTGCAACTAGCCGATAAGTCAATCATTTCACCATATGGAGTTGTACAAGACATGCTAGTAAAGGTGGACAAATTTTTGTTCCCAGTTGATTTTGTGGTAGTCGACATGGAGGAGGATTGTGATGTGTCATTAatacttggaagaccattcatgaagaccactcgaatgatgattgatatcgATGATGGGATTATGAAAGTGAGGGTGCAAGATAAAGAGGTAATTTTTACTCTTTTTGAGTCTACGAAGCCTCCTAAGGATGAACATGACAACTTCCAAATCGATGATGAAAAAGGATAA